One genomic window of Cinclus cinclus chromosome 6, bCinCin1.1, whole genome shotgun sequence includes the following:
- the ARG2 gene encoding arginase-2, mitochondrial, giving the protein MALRRTLARLLRAQPRAALPPSRRAHSVALVGAPLSRGQKRRGVDHGPATLRAAGLAERLAGLGCQVHDFGDLNFTQVPNDELYNNLILYPRSVGLASQMLADAVSRAVAAGHRCVTLGGDHSLALGSVSGHARQCPHLGVIWVDAHADINTPLTTQSGSLHGQPLSFLLRELRDKVPQLPGFSWLKPCLSASDIVYIGLRDVDPAEYYILKNFDIQYFSMRDIDRLGIQKVMERTFEQLMGRRQRPIHLSFDIDAFDPSLAPATGTPVLGGLTYREGMYITEEIHNTGMLSAVDMVEVNPLLGASQEAVKATARLAVDVIATCFGQTREGAHIAFDELPTPSSPDESDSEEQVRI; this is encoded by the exons ATGGCCCTGCGCCGGACCCTCGCCCGCCTGCTCCGCGCCCAGCCCCGCGCCGCGCTCCCGCCGTCCCGCCGGGCGCACTCCGTGGCGCTGGTGGGAGCCCCGCTCTCCAGGGGCCAG AAACGGCGGGGAGTGGACCACGGCCCCGCTACCCTGCGCGCCGCGGGGCTGGCGGAGCGGCTGGCCGGGCTCG GATGCCAAGTACACGACTTTGGAGATTTGAATTTCACTCAAGTTCCCAATGATGAATTGTACAACAACCTGATATTATATCCGCGGTCGGTGGGCTTGGCCAGCCAGATGCTGGCTGATGCAGTGAGCAGAGCCGTAGCTGCTGGACACAGATGTGTCACTTTAGGAGGTGATCACAG CTTGGCACTTGGTTCTGTCAGTGGCCATGCACGGCAGTGCCCACACCTTGGAGTGATCTGGGTGGATGCACATGCTGATATCAACACGCCTCTCACAACTCAGTCTGGAAGCCTCCATGGACAACCTCTTTCATTTCTCCTGAGGGAGCTTCGAGATAAA GTACCACAACTTCCTGGCTTTTCCTGGCTAAAGCCCTGCCTTTCAGCATCTGATATTGTATACATTGGCTTGAGGGATGTGGATCCTGCTGAGTA CTATATTCTGAAGAACTTTGACATCCAGTATTTTTCCATGAGGGATATTGACCGCCTTGGAATTCAGAAAGTTATGGAAAGAACCTTTGAACAACTGATGGGCAG GAGACAGAGACCAATTCACCTGAGTTTTGACATTGATGCTTTTGATCCCTCACTGGCTCCAGCAACCGGGACTCCTGTTCTAGGTGGATTAACTTACAGAGAAGGCATGTACATCACAGAGGAAATACACAACACAG GAATGCTTTCAGCTGTAGACATGGTTGAAGTCAATCCACTGCTTGGAGCTTCTCAAGAGGCAGTGAAAGCAACTGCTCGCCTTGCAGTCGATGTGATAGCGACGTGCTTTGGGCAGACAAGGGAAGGAGCACACATCGCTTTTGATGAACTCCCAACACCCAGCTCTCCAGATGAATCTGACAGTGAAGAGCAAGTGAGGATTTAA